The following are from one region of the Salvia hispanica cultivar TCC Black 2014 chromosome 1, UniMelb_Shisp_WGS_1.0, whole genome shotgun sequence genome:
- the LOC125185682 gene encoding pectin acetylesterase 8-like isoform X1 — MSVFMECSALFCWKINHRMNTCSQIKAILWLGIVVCLFTLIKSQATDDPLLDVIFITDAAAKGALCLDGSPGAYYFSPGFDDGVDNWIVYLPGGAWCGSVGGCLEKTKNPRGSNINAEPTQLALPFLRPNKTINPDFYNWNKVFILYCDGASFMADIDAVDPETKLYFRGRRIFTSVIEELMATKGMANAANALLAGDSAGGLATVLNCDRFRSFLPNACRVKCYTDSGFFIQAKNLPGTLATNYFAPIVAFHELADYLPKSCTQRLGAGLCFYPENVGGDIQTPLFIVNSDFDTYQLVNFIHPNQPDEEGWKNCTSTFTGLRNCTTNQLQIIRDFRTTFLNTLEGLDDNPSRGLFISSCYVHDIIYTPGSWQGTPTFQNKTIQQAIGDWYFERNSVQIIDTEHSSPIRC, encoded by the exons ATGTCTGTTTTCATGGAATGCAGTGCTCTTTTTTGTTGGAAGATCAATCACAG GATGAATACTTGCAGTCAGATTAAGGCTATACTATGGTTGGGGATAGTGGTCTGTCTATTCACGTTGATCAAATCTCAAGCCACTGATGACCCATTACTCGATGTTATTTTCATCACTGATGCTGCAGCAAAGGGAGCTc TTTGCTTAGACGGAAGTCCGGGAGCATATTATTTTTCCCCGGGATTCGATGATGGAGTTGATAACTGGATTGTTTATCTTCCG GGTGGAGCATGGTGTGGCTCAGTGGGTGGTTGCCTTGAAAAAACCAAGAACCCAAGAGGGTCCAACATAAATGCAGAACCTACACAATTGGCATTGCCTTTCTTAAGGCCAAACAAAACTATTAATCcag ATTTTTACAATTGGAATAAGGTTTTCATCCTATACTGTGACGGTGCGTCGTTTATGGCAGATATTGATGCCGTCGATCCG gAAACAAAACTCTACTTCAGAGGTAGGAGAATCTTCACCTCTGTAATTGAAGAACTCATGGCTACCAAAGGGATGGCAAATGCTGCTAAC GCTTTACTCGCCGGAGACTCGGCTGGTGGGTTGGCAACAGTGTTGAACTGTGACCGTTTCCGGTCTTTTCTCCCCAATGCTTGCCGAGTCAAATGCTACACAGACTCCGGCTTCTTCATACAAGC GAAAAATCTCCCGGGAACCCTGGCCACAAACTATTTTGCCCCCATTGTAGCCTTTCAt GAATTAGCTGACTATTTACCAAAGTCTTGCACACAGAGACTAGGTGCAGGATTG TGCTTCTATCCAGAAAATGTGGGCGGCGACATCCAGACACCATTGTTCATAGTAAATTCTGACTTTGATACATATCAA CTAGTCAATTTCATACATCCAAATCAGCCAGACGAGGAAGGATGGAAAAATTGCACTTCCACATTTACCGGACTTCGGAACTGCACAACCAACCAATTACAAATCATAAGGG attttcgGACCACATTTCTAAATACATTGGAGGGTCTCGATGATAATCCGTCACGAGGATTGTTTATTAGTTCATGCTacgttcatgatattatttataCTCCAGGGTCA
- the LOC125185682 gene encoding pectin acetylesterase 8-like isoform X2, with the protein MNTCSQIKAILWLGIVVCLFTLIKSQATDDPLLDVIFITDAAAKGALCLDGSPGAYYFSPGFDDGVDNWIVYLPGGAWCGSVGGCLEKTKNPRGSNINAEPTQLALPFLRPNKTINPDFYNWNKVFILYCDGASFMADIDAVDPETKLYFRGRRIFTSVIEELMATKGMANAANALLAGDSAGGLATVLNCDRFRSFLPNACRVKCYTDSGFFIQAKNLPGTLATNYFAPIVAFHELADYLPKSCTQRLGAGLCFYPENVGGDIQTPLFIVNSDFDTYQLVNFIHPNQPDEEGWKNCTSTFTGLRNCTTNQLQIIRDFRTTFLNTLEGLDDNPSRGLFISSCYVHDIIYTPGSWQGTPTFQNKTIQQAIGDWYFERNSVQIIDTEHSSPIRC; encoded by the exons ATGAATACTTGCAGTCAGATTAAGGCTATACTATGGTTGGGGATAGTGGTCTGTCTATTCACGTTGATCAAATCTCAAGCCACTGATGACCCATTACTCGATGTTATTTTCATCACTGATGCTGCAGCAAAGGGAGCTc TTTGCTTAGACGGAAGTCCGGGAGCATATTATTTTTCCCCGGGATTCGATGATGGAGTTGATAACTGGATTGTTTATCTTCCG GGTGGAGCATGGTGTGGCTCAGTGGGTGGTTGCCTTGAAAAAACCAAGAACCCAAGAGGGTCCAACATAAATGCAGAACCTACACAATTGGCATTGCCTTTCTTAAGGCCAAACAAAACTATTAATCcag ATTTTTACAATTGGAATAAGGTTTTCATCCTATACTGTGACGGTGCGTCGTTTATGGCAGATATTGATGCCGTCGATCCG gAAACAAAACTCTACTTCAGAGGTAGGAGAATCTTCACCTCTGTAATTGAAGAACTCATGGCTACCAAAGGGATGGCAAATGCTGCTAAC GCTTTACTCGCCGGAGACTCGGCTGGTGGGTTGGCAACAGTGTTGAACTGTGACCGTTTCCGGTCTTTTCTCCCCAATGCTTGCCGAGTCAAATGCTACACAGACTCCGGCTTCTTCATACAAGC GAAAAATCTCCCGGGAACCCTGGCCACAAACTATTTTGCCCCCATTGTAGCCTTTCAt GAATTAGCTGACTATTTACCAAAGTCTTGCACACAGAGACTAGGTGCAGGATTG TGCTTCTATCCAGAAAATGTGGGCGGCGACATCCAGACACCATTGTTCATAGTAAATTCTGACTTTGATACATATCAA CTAGTCAATTTCATACATCCAAATCAGCCAGACGAGGAAGGATGGAAAAATTGCACTTCCACATTTACCGGACTTCGGAACTGCACAACCAACCAATTACAAATCATAAGGG attttcgGACCACATTTCTAAATACATTGGAGGGTCTCGATGATAATCCGTCACGAGGATTGTTTATTAGTTCATGCTacgttcatgatattatttataCTCCAGGGTCA